Proteins from a single region of Polynucleobacter sp. KF022:
- the lipB gene encoding lipoyl(octanoyl) transferase LipB, whose protein sequence is MLALVKQLGLADYAATYEAMQAFTKARTSDTPDEIWVLEHPPVFTLGLAGDAGNLHSPSNQIPLVQVDRGGEITYHGPGQIVVYLLLDLRRLGIFVKELVSRIEQAVIDALADFGIQAERHPGAPGIYVSQQSGVPPEWIGAKIAALGLKVSKGCSYHGVALNVATDLEAFKRIHPCGYEGLKTVDMQTLGIKDNIDTISQRLLQHLQKQLMPS, encoded by the coding sequence AGCTTGGATTGGCGGATTACGCAGCGACGTATGAAGCGATGCAAGCATTTACTAAAGCGCGCACCAGTGATACGCCTGATGAGATTTGGGTCTTAGAGCATCCCCCGGTTTTTACTTTGGGTCTAGCAGGCGATGCGGGAAATTTACATTCGCCGAGTAATCAAATTCCTTTGGTGCAGGTCGATCGTGGAGGCGAGATTACTTATCACGGGCCAGGTCAAATCGTTGTTTATCTTCTGTTGGATCTCAGGCGCCTTGGAATTTTCGTCAAGGAGCTGGTCTCTCGAATAGAGCAAGCGGTGATTGATGCCCTGGCCGATTTCGGCATTCAGGCCGAAAGACACCCAGGTGCCCCAGGAATTTACGTCTCACAGCAGTCAGGAGTGCCTCCAGAATGGATTGGCGCGAAGATTGCAGCCCTAGGCCTTAAAGTCTCTAAAGGCTGCTCCTATCATGGCGTTGCCCTGAATGTGGCTACAGATTTAGAAGCTTTCAAGCGTATCCACCCTTGTGGTTATGAGGGTTTAAAGACGGTTGATATGCAAACCCTTGGGATCAAGGACAATATAGACACTATTAGCCAAAGGCTTTTGCAGCATTTACAAAAGCAACTGATGCCATCATGA